The sequence TCTAGTACTATGCCATGCTGCTTATCATACCAAAATATGATTATAAGCAAATTTCAATGTGAAAAATGAGCATGACACATAGCAATAGAAAAAAGCACAATAATGGAGTTATATATATTTTCTTATAACTAAATAGGTATAAAAATCTTATATAATAATTAGTTATACTGAACGATGAATTTCTGTAAATCTGAATAAAACCGCACTTACTTACCAATACAGAAACTGGAAAAAATACGACCTAATAAATCATCAGAGCTAAATTCTCCTGTAATTTCACTCAATGCTTGTTGAGTCAAACGGAGTTCTTCTGCTAATAACTCGCCTGAATGAGCAACCACTAACTGTTGATAACCTTGCTGTAAATGTTCAGCTGCGATATTAAGCGCTTGAATATGACGGCGTCTGGCTAAGAATCCCCCTTCAATATGCTGATTAAATCCAATGCTTTCTTTCAAATGTTGACGTAATAAATCAATACCCTCTTTTAAATAAGCTGAAAGACATATAAGTGAGTAATCACCAACTTTTGTTATCGCTATTGGTTCATCAGTTATATCTACTTTATTTCTAATGACCGTAATAGGTAAAGACTTCGGCAATCGCGCTATAAATTCTGGCCAAATCTGCTCCGGTTTAGTTGCCTGTGTCGTCGTGCTATCCACCATAAATAAAATATGATCAGCTTGCTCTATTTCCTGCCAAGCTCGTTCAATACCTATCCTCTCAACTTCATCTGTTGCTTCACGCAAACCAGCCGTATCAATAATATGCAATGGCATACCATCAATATGAATATGTTCACGTAATACATCTCGGGTTGTACCAGCAATATCCGTTACAATTGCCGCTTCACGGCCAGATAGTGCGTTTAATAAGCTAGATTTACCGGCATTCGGTCGTCCAGCAATCACAACTTTCATGCCTTCTCGTAATAAGCTGCCTTGGTAAGCTTGTGAACGCACACTATCTAAATGGGCTATCACCTCATTCAATTTTGCTTCTATCTTGCCATCCGATAAAAAATCAATCTCTTCATCGGGAAAATCAATTGCCGCTTCAACGTAAATACGCAAGTTAGTAAGCGCTTCCACCATTTCATAGATCTGTTGCGAAAAAACACCTTGTAAAGAATTTACCGCTGAACGCGCTGCCTGTTCAGTACTCGCATCGATTAGATCAGCAATCGCTTCTGCCTGAGCTAAATCCATTTTGTCATTAAGAAAAGCGCGTTCAGAAAATTCACCTGGATTGGCAATACGGATTTCACCGATCGCTAAAATCCGCTTAAGTAATAAATCAATAATTACCGGACCACCATGTCCTTGCAATTCAAGAACATCTTCACCAGTAAATGAGTTGGGGGCGGGAAAATAGAGGGCTATTCCCTGATCCATCACTTTACCATTACTATCATAGAAAGGAAGGTAATCGGCATAGCGTGGCTGAGGTAATTTACCTAAAACAATGCGGGCAACTTGAATAACTTTTGGCCCAGATATTCGCAAAATACCAACAC is a genomic window of Arsenophonus apicola containing:
- the mnmE gene encoding tRNA uridine-5-carboxymethylaminomethyl(34) synthesis GTPase MnmE, producing the protein MYTNDTIIAQATPPGRGGVGILRISGPKVIQVARIVLGKLPQPRYADYLPFYDSNGKVMDQGIALYFPAPNSFTGEDVLELQGHGGPVIIDLLLKRILAIGEIRIANPGEFSERAFLNDKMDLAQAEAIADLIDASTEQAARSAVNSLQGVFSQQIYEMVEALTNLRIYVEAAIDFPDEEIDFLSDGKIEAKLNEVIAHLDSVRSQAYQGSLLREGMKVVIAGRPNAGKSSLLNALSGREAAIVTDIAGTTRDVLREHIHIDGMPLHIIDTAGLREATDEVERIGIERAWQEIEQADHILFMVDSTTTQATKPEQIWPEFIARLPKSLPITVIRNKVDITDEPIAITKVGDYSLICLSAYLKEGIDLLRQHLKESIGFNQHIEGGFLARRRHIQALNIAAEHLQQGYQQLVVAHSGELLAEELRLTQQALSEITGEFSSDDLLGRIFSSFCIGK